The stretch of DNA GGCCGAGGACCTGCCAGTAGGGCTCAATTGCCTGGAGCCCGTTCAGCCCATCCCCAAGTCCTTGTGGGATCTCCCCGTTGCTCCTGCCCCTGGTCTGAGTGGCAGGCCATCTTACAAGCACCGGGACACTTCGCATCAGTGGTGTCAAGACAATCCTTCCGTGATCCTGCAAGCCCTGTCTTCCTTCCGGGATCAGCAAGCCAGTGCTGTGTGCTCCGAATTCCAGGGCATCCTCCAGCTCAGCCACTGCACTGAGCACAAGGACTCTCTGTGGGGCCCAGGAGCAGGAAGTCACCCCTTTGGGGCCCACAACACCCGGCTGTCCCCAGACTCGTGACCAGGGAAGGTAGTGTTGAGGAGAGCAAGGCAGGGATGCCTGAGCAGGACAAGGACCCCAGAGTCCAAGGATTTGATGATCACGGAAGGGTCCCCAAGGTCACCAGGGATGCACCGAGTGCATTTCGGCCCCTGCGGGACAATGGAGGCCTCTCTCCCTTCGTGCCCAGGCCTGGGCCTCTGCACACAGTCCTCCATGCCCAGAGGACAGAAGTCAGAGACAAGCAGAGGCCCCAGACCTCCTGCACGAGCTCAGGCACAAAACGAAACGCCATCTCGAGCTCCTACAGCTCCACGGGAGGCTTCCCGTGGCTAAAGCGGAGGAGGGGGCCAGCCTCATCCCACTGCCAGCCAACCCTCAGTTCCTCAAAGAAGGTCAGTGAGGACGGACCTCAGGCTGTCTCTTCGGGTCACACTCAGCGTGCACCAAGGCAGACGCTCGCCCCCAGGAAAGGCTCCCCCAGATCCCAGGCCTCTAGGCCCTGTGGACGCAAGTTTCCCCTGCTGCCACGCAGGCGAGGGGAGCCTCTGATGATGCCACCTCCGTTAGAGCTGGGGTTCCGGGTCACTGCTGAAGACCTGGACCGGGAGAAGGAGGCTGCGTTCCGGCGGATCAATAGTGCACTGCAGGTTGAGGCCAAGGCCATCTCGGACTGCAGACCCTCAAGGCCTTCCTACACTTCGTGCTCACTTGCAGCAGGGGCTTCTGGTCTGCCTTCTGTTTCTAAAGCACCCAGTATGGATGCACAGCAGGGAAGACACAACCCCCAAGACGGCCTGGGCCTAGTGGCCCCCCTAGCTTCTGCTGCAGGGACCCCCTCTACAGTTCCTGTGTTTGGGATGCAGCACAGACCACCAGGCCCCCTCCTGTTCGTCTCCtcatttccccttcctcccaccttttTCTACTTCTGGGACTCAGCCCAGGTCCTCTGGCTGTTTGCTCTACCCTTCGGCTCCtcatttccccttcctcccaccttttTCTACTTCTGGGACTCAGCCCAGGTCCTCTGCCTGATTGCTGCACCCTTCCCAGCTGTAAGCATGGACGGAAGCATTTCTGGAGCCAGTTCCAGCCCGCCACCCACGCCCATGGAAATTGACAGTAGTGAAGCGGACGGAGCTCGGCATTCCGTCAGAAGAAACCCTTTAAAGAGAAAGGCCGATTGGTAATAGGGCATGAGGGGGCCTGAACACCAGGGGCCCCCAGGCAGAGCCCTTCCATGGTGACCGTGGGACCTGGCACAGGGAGCAACTCTGTTGGGtggcacttttgttttttttgttgttgttgtttgccagatgccaaataaatatttttattaactttctttCTGTACTTCACTTTTGTGTCATCAACATTTATGGCATTAACCTAAACAGAAGCCTCAGTCaattaaagaatagaaaagataaacatttttagaacTGTAAAGCGTGTTCTAAGAGTTTCTTggccattttacttttctttttatttaattttttttttatttgagttcccttagtatttattgatcattcttgggtgtttctcggagAGGGGGACGTGGCAGGGTCAtgggataatagtggagagaaggtcagcagataaacacgtgaacaaaggtgtctggctttcctaggcagaggtccctgcggccttccgcagtgttcgtgtccctgggtacttgagattagggagtggtgatgactcttaacgagcatgctgccttcaagcatctgtttaacgaagcacatcttgcacagcccttaatccatgtaaccctgagttgacacagcacatgtttcagagagcacgAGTTTGGGGGTAAGGTTATAGATTAAGAGCATCCCAAggcagaatttttcttagtacagaacaaaatggagtatcctatgtctacttctttctacacagacacagtaacaatctgatctctctttcttttccccacatttcccccttttctttcttttttttttttttttgagacggagtctcgctctgtggcccaggctggagctcagtggcgcgatctccactcactgcaagctccgcctcccgggttcacgccattctcctgcctcagtctcccgagtagctgggactacaggcgcccgccaccacgcccggctaattatttttgtattttttttagtagagacggggtttcaccgtggtctcgatctcctgaccttgtgatccgcccgcctcggcctcccgaagtgctgggattacaagcgtgagccatcgcgcccggcctccatttttttttttttaagatagagtttcgctcttgtcccccatgctggagtgcaatggcgcgatctcagcacctgctggcaatggtgggaggctgagggacgtTCGCAGGATAGGTACTGGAAGGAGAGGCGCCCGCACAAAAGACATGGGAAGGCCAGGCCCGCACAAGAGCCGCAGATCCGCCAGTGGATCGCTGAAGATTCCTGCTCTCCTGCTCAGAccaggattgcagtgagctgagatcgcaccattgcacttcaacctgggcaacaagagcgaaacttcgtcacacacacacacacacacacacacacacacacaaaagaaagaaagaaaaaatagtggccaggtgtgggggctcacggatcccagcactttgggatggcagggcgggcggatcaggagattaggagttggagaccagcccggccaacatagtgaaaccccgtctctagtaaaaatacaaatttagtcagacatggtggcacgcgcgtgtagtaccagctactcgggcggctgagacaggagaatcacttgaacccagaggcggggCAGGGATTGTGatgcgccgagatcgcgccactgcactccagcctgggcaacagagccagaatcttttttttttttttttgagacggagtcttcctctgtcgcccaggctggattccagtggcctgatctcagctcactgcaagctccgcctaccgggttcacgccattctcctgcctcagcctctggagtagctgggactacaggtgcccgccaccacacctggctaattttttgtatttttagtagagacggggtttcaccgtgttagccaggatggtctcgatcacctgacctcgtcatcagcccgcctcggcctaccaaagtgctgggattaaaggcgtgagccacggcgcccggctgagactctgtcttaaagaaaaaggccgggcgcggtggcactttaggaggcagaggcgggcggatcacgaggtcaggagttggagaccagcctggccaacatagcgaaaccccgtctctactaaaactacaaaaaattagccgggcgtggtggcgggcgcctgtagtcccagctactccggaggctgaggcaggagagtggcctgaacttgggaggcggaggttgcagtgacctgagatctcgccactgcactccagcctgggtgacagtgtgaacctccgtctcaaaaaaaaaaaaaagagagagagagacggagagaaaaagtttattaatttaatgcACTTTTATGCCTGTGTTCTTCAATTTGCTTAGGAAACACCCACACTTGAGAGCTGGGACTGTGGCCCTGATTGTGGACATGAAATATATGGTTTCTTGCAAAAATTGACAGTGAATGATTACGATTTAGTTGAGCTAGAAATCCACTTcgtttcttccatatttttccaaaactttcatcctttttttttttttttgagatagagtttcgctcttgtcccccaggctgaagtggaatggcgccatctcagcacCTGCTGGCAATGGGGGGAGGCTGGGGGACGCTCGCGGGATGGGTACTGGAAGGAGAGGCGCTCTTACAAAGCAATGGGAAGACCAGGCGCGCACAATGGCTGCAGATCCGCCAGTGGATCACTGAAGATGCCTGCTCTACTGCTcaggcggggattgcagtgagctgagatcgcaccattgcactccagcctgggcaacaagagcgaaacttcgtaacagacacacacacacacacacacacacacacacacacacacacacacacacacacacacaaaagaaagaaagaaaaaatagtggccaggtgtggcggctcacgcatcccagcactttgggaagtcagggtgggcggatcaggatatcaggagttggagagcagcctggccaacatagtgaaaccccgtctctagtaaaaatacaaatttagtcagacatggtggcacgcgcctgtagtaccagctactcgggcagctgagaCAGCacaatgacttgaacccgggggcgggGCAGGGATTGTGATgcgccgagatcgcgtcactgcactccagcctgggcaaaagagctagactctgtctcaaaaaataaaaaaaaaaatttctaagtgaTGAATGCTTAGGGTATTACTGCTTATTTCTTATTGTACTGTGGTGTCAACATTTCGAAGTGTCCATAGGACTTCTTTGGGCTGGAATATattatcaatttttataaaagcatttgtgtaatctcaaaatgtgtttttattctaCCACTTCTATTTGTTAActcaattttttcattattttattcaaatccATACTTTCTCTGACTTTCATTTACTTTACAGTTCTTAATCCGGGGTCCAGGCCTGCCTAGGAGTCTTTAGCATGTAGGGGTTTAGGAGTTGCAGACCCCTAGGGATCGAACAAAGCTGGGTATGTGCATGAAGGAATTTTGCTGGGACAAGGATCTGtagtatttactatatttttaaatgcctctgTGACACCAAAGCAGTTCAGAACACTCATTTACCTGATCTAATCATagtttgatttttgtgtgttataTCTTTATGTATTCCTGtttcacttttaatttctgtatgtgTATTGTTGCTATGTTGTGCAGTTTTTCTCAAGTCATTTTTGAGAAATAGGCAGGGTATGAATTATCAATAAATAAGTATCATGTTTGGGGCGTATATATTTAATAGTGATATATTGAAAAACtcggctgggcatagtggctcacgcctgtaatcctggcaatttgggaggccaaggtgggtggatcacttgaggtcaggagtttgaaacgaGCTTGGCcataatggtgaaaccccatctctactaaaaatacaaaaaattagctgggcatggtggtgtgtgcctgtaatcccagctacttgggaggctggggcagaagaatcacttgaacccaggaggcagggttgcagtgagcagagattgtgccgtcgcactccagcctgggtgacagagcaagactcaaaaaaaacaagaaagactaTGCTAAGTACCCTCTTTGCATGCTAAGTACCCTCTTTGcctcttttaatatttctagCTTAAACTTGTCTTTTCCAAATATTATAATTGAAGCCCCCTGCTTTTCTTGAATTTGCATGGTAGAGTTTAgctcagcattttattttttaaatttgtgtatatattttgctATACATCTGTACATAAACAACAAATTGTTAGAGTttgttttctggttctttctgtaatttatttttgtacaagAAGTTCTATCAATACTATTGAGCAAggcataatttattttcattttaatattttaatatatattaacgAATTTAACCTCAAAAAGCCATGCTCACCCCTCACTCCCATCTCTAGGAGTTATTAACCATATGTGGAGTGTCATTTCTGGATAGACTAGAGGTCTGCCATTGGGCCCACCTGTCTCTTCTTGTCACATTTGGGTTCTGTGCCAGGATCTGCCCTGAGCCCATTCCTCAAGTTACAGCCTCTGACTTCAGAGTCCTCAGCTATAACATGGGGGAATGATGACACTCACAGCCTTGGGGGCCTCAGTGGTATAAGGAATGCAAACATGCTTAGCAAACTATGAGGTGCAGTTGATTATTACACTATTAgtgttttgaagtattttttttttttttttgagatgaagtctcgctctgtagcccaggctggagtgcagtggtgcaatcttggctcactgcaaccaggatcaagcgattctcctgcctcagcctcccgagtagctgagattacaggcacatgccattgcacctggctaatatttttttttttttttggggacggagtctcactctgttgccaggctagagtgcggtggcgcgatctcggctcactgcaacctccacttcccaggttcaagcgattctcttgcctcggcctcccaagtagctgggataacaggcatgcgccaccatgcccagctaattttgtattttaagtagaggcaTGGTTTCCCCATGTTCGCCAGgccagtctcaatctcctgacctcaggtgatccaccagcctcagcctcccaaagtgctgggattacagacatgagccactgcgcccgggcgTCCTATGAGTCTTTAATGCCAAGGATGCTTCCTCAAGATAAAGGCTCATGTCCATTTCAGTGTCAACTGTCAGGAACTCAGCTGTAGACTCTTTTGACTCGTctgctttctgtttgctttttaatttttttgcaagcCTTTATGCTGctttcctgtctctctcctctttctgagTTCCCTTCCCCATACGTACAGCGTGGCCTCCGCACATACCAAGCTTGCAAGCTTGCTGTTTGCTGCAAAGAAAGCTGGACTGACAATCTCTCTTCTGTCATCTGGCCAGCCAGACTGAGTGTCCCCTTCTACCTGGGTGCCTGTGTGCATGTCCTCTAACCCCTAACCCTTTgaagcttctgttttgttttgtttttttctttttttttttagagacagagttggctggagtgcaatggcaagatcttggctcaccacaacctctgcctcctgtgttcaagcgattctctttcctcagccttccaagtagctggggttataggcatgcgccatcatgcccggcttattttgtatttttattagagatggggtttctccgtgttggtcaggctggtctcaaactccctacctcaggtgatccacccacctcggcctcccaaagttctgggattacaggcgtgagtcaccatgcccagccagcttctgtttctttatttataaacagTACTGTCATGAAGATGCAATGAGATGAATTTTAGCTCAGAGCCTGCCACCTGGTGACTTACCCATGTTAGGTATTGTGGTTATAGCCCTGCTGTCAAACCACTTCTCCAACTCTCTTTCTAGCCTCAATTCATTTGTCAGAGCGTTTGGCCCTAGTATTTTGCGGCATATTCAGAAGTATGACCTCACATCTGCAGAATGCCACTGGCTTTCACACGAGGCCTCCCAGAAAGGGATGCCAGGGCTCAGACACTAGCTGGTGGCTCTCAGGACTTGCCACTCCATTTTCGCATTTTTCAGGACCACATGGCATACAGTTGGTCTCACAGTCCTTCCTGTCTTCCCAGTGGTCAGCTGCAGCCCAGTTCTAGGGCTTCTGTGGGGGAAGACAGGAGAGGGCTGGGAGTCAGGGCAATAAAATGTGTCAGACGAAGCTTTGCTTGTAAGGAGCTTACCACTTGGGTGGTGGAGAAGGCCCAGAAGGCACTACTACAGTGCTCCCAAATCAGGAACAGATTGctaaatgtccatactactcagaATCACATGGGAGCCCAGAGTTGACACCTGGATCAACCGGGAGTCCACCTGACATTGATGATGTTTGGCTAGAATACTGATGAATGAATGGGAGGTAGCAAGACCGACACTGAGGCAAGGGCATCCCAGGCACAGGGAAGAGCATTTAGGAAGTCTTCAATTAGTTGGATGCATTCTGAGAACTCCAAGTAATTCCACTCTTAAGTTGAGCCAGGGCTAAAAATCTTCAAACCACAACACATTCCAGCcattggtttctttttctccctctgttcCATCCCATATAGCTCAATACTATAGCTAgatttatctttcttccttcctttctttctttttaaagatggggttttggccgggagcagtggttcacacctgtaattccagcactttaggaggccgaggggggtggatcacctgaggtcaggagttcgagaccagcttgaccaacattgagaaaccccatctctactaaaaatacaaaattagccgggcgtggtggcgcatgcctgtaatcccagctacttgggaggctgaggcaggagaattgcttgaacctgggaggcagaggttgcggtgagcctggaccatgccattgcactccagcctgggcaacaagagcgaaactccatctcaaaaaaaataaataaatacaaataaaataaaataaaataaatttggctcCTCTGATTTTAAAATCGACTGGGGCTCCCTATGACCTAAAGGACCAAGATCAAACTCCCTCTCTTGACATTCAAAGCTCTTCACAGCCTTCCCCCAAACTCTTTCCATGTCTCCTCCCTACCTTTTGTTATAGTTATAGCCACTTGGATGACTTCCTGTTCTCCAAGCAGGCCAGTCACCCTTTTTGTCCAGatttctccctctgcctggaatgttcttctccccttcttccttggGCAAATTCCCCCTATCTTCCAAGACCGAATACAGAGGACAGGTTTACTAGAGGCCCCTTCAGGGTACTCCCAGTGCCTAGACTCCAGCCTGTCATTTTGGTTGAATAATTAATCAGATCAAGAACATCTTCCCTGAGTACCCAACAGAGACGCCCCCCCACACGCCCTCGTGCTCCCTGTACTCCTCCTCCATGCTATGTTGGAACTTCTTGAAGTCAGGTTtcatctcttttctgtttctttctttccttccttccttccttccttccttccttccttccttccttccttccttccttcttctccctccctccctccctcccttccttcctttctctttttttttttttttgaaacagcgtctcactctgtcgcccaggctggagtgcagtggcgcaatctcggctcactgcaacctccgcctcccaggttcaagcgattatcctgcctcagcctcctgagtagctgggactacaggcacacaccaccacacccagcagtgggaggctgcagtgagctgtgatggcaccgctgcactccagcctgggtaacggagcaagaccctgtccctaaaagaaaaaagaaatgtttgaaacttacattttattaACAACAAAGATAAAGAAGCTCAACTCAAGGAAGAATGAATAACCCCTACCAAGTGATTTGGGAGCAATGACAGATTTTGTTAACTAAAGAAGTAAACTCCAGCAGTGAGGATGTGACACATCAAATCCCCAAAAGGGTCAAAGCTCTGGGTCACAGATAAAATCTTCCAGAGCAGTCATTCTCAGGCTGTCATTCTCGGCCATCATAATTATCGCCcaggaacttgctagaaatgcaaacttttggccggtcgcggtggctgacacttgtaatcctagcactttgtgacgccgaggcaggtgggtcacctgaggtcgggagttcgaaaccagcctgaccaacatgtagaaaccccgtctctaataaaaatacaaaaaaagtagttgggcgtggtggcgcacacctgtagtcccagctactgaggaggctgaggcagaagaattgcttgaacccaggaggtggaggttgcagtgagccaagaccgcgccactgcgctccagcctagtgACAATGAGGCTTcgtatccaaaaaaagaaaaccaaactttCAGGACCCACCGGCTTGCCACATAAGCTACTGAGCAGGGCCCAGCCTagtgccattacttttaatggcaaaacccacaatt from Nomascus leucogenys isolate Asia chromosome 7b, Asia_NLE_v1, whole genome shotgun sequence encodes:
- the LOC115835862 gene encoding LOW QUALITY PROTEIN: putative POM121-like protein 1 (The sequence of the model RefSeq protein was modified relative to this genomic sequence to represent the inferred CDS: inserted 1 base in 1 codon; substituted 1 base at 1 genomic stop codon) yields the protein MGRTSTGSPGLDMTVLVQYLSRKGPPASPYRQQYLSRKGPPASPYRQQPLAKLVAPRGRSEPSSGELKHPTVPHCSQERLPGHSVPLIPVRAQAEDLPVGLNCLEPVQPIPKSLWDLPVAPAPGLSGRPSYKHRDTSHQWCQDNPSVILQALSSFRDQQASAVCSEFQGILQLSHCTEHKDSLWGPGAGSHPFGAHNTRLSPDSXPGKVVLXESKAGMPEQDKDPRVQGFDDHGRVPKVTRDAPSAFRPLRDNGGLSPFVPRPGPLHTVLHAQRTEVRDKQRPQTSCTSSGTKRNAISSSYSSTGGFPWLKRRRGPASSHCQPTLSSSKKVSEDGPQAVSSGHTQRAPRQTLAPRKGSPRSQASRPCGRKFPLLPRRRGEPLMMPPPLELGFRVTAEDLDREKEAAFRRINSALQVEAKAISDCRPSRPSYTSCSLAAGASGLPSVSKAPSMDAQQGRHNPQDGLGLVAPLASAAGTPSTVPVFGMQHRPPGPLLFVSSFPLPPTFFYFWDSAQVLCLIAAPFPAVSMDGSISGASSSPPPTPMEIDSSEADGARHSVRRNPLKRKADW